The Paramormyrops kingsleyae isolate MSU_618 chromosome 11, PKINGS_0.4, whole genome shotgun sequence genome includes a window with the following:
- the iqgap1 gene encoding ras GTPase-activating-like protein IQGAP1, with the protein MSTSDEADGFRPRYGSVLDGVERLTAEEMDERRQQNMAYEYLCHLEEAKRWMEACLNEELPHTTELEEGLRNGVYLAKLGNFFAPNVVSLKKIYDREQARYKATGLHFRHTDNVIQWLNAMTEKGLPKIFYPETTDIYDRKNMPRCIYCIHALSLYLFKLGLAPQIQDLYGKVDFTEEEINNMKSELEKYGIQMPAFSKIGGILANELSVDEAALHAAVIAINEAIDQGNPEGTMAAMQNPNAMLVNMAPRSAQYYQDTLFQAKAEKVANSRKRIVENSEVERDVYEELLTQAEIQGNVNKVNLANALTSTDQALLSGDEDRLYDALRAQALGLRDLQLQNKSWYLKQLTADRECKEQNTPGEPLIKEEIQNGVDVANENAAGYQKLLKAVERINAAIRAGVAEDTVAELMNPDAQLPQVYPSAAGLYQRELASLQQQSAEENLMHPELSVAVEMLSSVVLINGALDVGDRPAVWRQLASPVTGLSNVEDDCAQRYIDELMRLKVAGREEGNEFLTWNDIQACVDQVNNAVHEEHQRILAIGQINEALDEGDVQKTLAALQHPAAKLTDVRPPVAQHYFDKLLEARREKAHETRDSSAVLWLDEIQDTVVISNQDTQDALLFSQAILAINKAVDSGDASQTLAALRSPSTGLYGITSECAQTYQNDLAKVKDAKKSEGDNGSEWVKHWVKGGHSYYFNVNDGEGTWEEPVSFIPNNTQLNKEDIQSVVSGVTSAYNREQLWLANESLIAKLQARCRGYLVRKGLKERLGFLKTQDPAITRIQAHWKGYKQRKAFQERKQYLNDHNAEAVKIQSMVRMHQARKKYKDRLKYFKDHMNDIVKIQAFIRANKARDDYKTLINAENPPMAVVRKFVHLLDHSDQDFQEELDLMRMREEVITNIRSNQQLENDLNLMDIKIGLLVKNKITLQEVVSHSTKLTKKNKGELSNLMMMNKHKGGLKALSKEKRDKLEAYQNLFYLLQTNPTYLAKLIFQMPQNKSTKFMDSVIFTLYNYASNQREEYLLLKLFKTALQEEIKSKVDQIQEIVTGNPTVIKMVVSFNRGARGQNALRQILQPVVKEIMDDKTLNIKTDPVDIYKSWVNQMESQTGEASKLPYDVTPEQAMSHEEVRTRLEASIKNMRTVTDKFLSAIIVSVDSIPYGMRFIAKVLKDTLNEKFPDATEDELLKIIGNLLYYRYMNPAIVAPDAFDIIDMSAGGQLTTDQRRNLGSIAKMLQHAASNKMFLGDNAHLNPINEYLSSSYQKFRRYLLAACDVPSLEDKFNVDEYSDLVTLTKPVIYISIGEIINTHTLLLDHQDAIAPEHNDPIHELLEDLGEVPTIESLIGESPLPSGDPNKETMGKTEVSLTLTNKFDVPGEENAEMNAKTLLLNTKRLIVDVIRFQPGETLTEILETPASPEQEMEYQRAMQRRAIRDAKTPEKMKKSKPVTDDSLTLQGKKEKIQTNLQKLGELGKVHPENRYQDLINDIAKDIRNQRRYRQRRKAELVKLQQTNAGLNSKTNFYNVQIDYYNQYIKTCMDNLASKGKVSKKPGEAKAKKSKQVSQKYTAARLHEKGVLIEIEDLQTNQFKNAIFEISPAEEVGIFEVKAKFMGVHLETLMLEYQDLLQLQYEGVAVMKLFDRATINVNLLIFLLNKKFYGK; encoded by the exons GTGGATGGAGGCCTGTCTGAATGAGGAGCTTCCCCACACCACTGAACTCGAGGAGGGCTTGAGGAATGGCGTGTACTTGGCCAAGCTGGGCAACTTCTTTGCCCCCAATGTGGTCTCTCTCAAGAAGATCTACGACCGCGAGCAGGCGCGCTATAAG GCCACTGGGCTTCATTTCAGGCACACCGACAACGTAATCCAGTGGCTGAACGCTATGACCGAGAAAGGCCTTCCGAAG ATCTTCTACCCTGAAACTACAGACATCTATGACAGGAAGAACATGCCTCGCTGTATCTACTGCATACATGCGCTCAG TTTGTACCTCTTCAAGCTTGGACTGGCCCCACAGATCCAGGACCTGTACGGAAAGGTGGATTTCACAG AGGAGGAAATCAACAACATGAAGAGTGAGCTGGAAAAATATGGAATCCAGATGCCAGCCTTCAGCAAGATAGGTGGAATCCTGGCCAATGAGCTGTCGGTCGATGAAGCTGCCC TGCATGCCGCTGTGATCGCCATCAACGAGGCCATTGACCAAGGCAACCCAGAGGGCACCATGGCCGCCATGCAGAACCCCAACGCTATGCTGGTGAACATGGCTCCGCGTTCAGCCCAGTACTACCAGGACACCCTGTTCCAGGCCAAGGCTGAGAAAGTAGCGAATTCCAGGAAGCGG ATTGTAGAGAACTCTGAGGTAGAGAGAGATGTTTATGAAGAACTTCTGACCCAGGCTGAGATCCAGGGCAACGTCAACAAAGTCAACT TGGCTAATGCCCTGACCTCGACGGACCAGGCCTTGCTGAGCGGCGACGAGGACAGGCTGTATGACGCACTCCGGGCCCAGGCTTTGGGCCTGCGTGACCTGCAGTTGCAAAACAAGAGCTGGTACCTGAAGCAGTTGACGGCAGACCGTGAGTGCAAAGAGCAG AATACCCCAGGAGAGCCCTTGATTAAGGAGGAGATTCAGAACGGAGTGGATGTCGCGAACGAGAATGCAGCTGGCTATCAGAAAC TGCTGAAGGCTGTGGAGCGCATCAATGCAGCCATCCGGGCAGGCGTGGCGGAGGATACCGTGGCCGAGCTGATGAACCCGGACGCCCAGCTGCCTCAGGTGTACCCCAGCGCGGCAGGGCTCTATCAGCGGGAGCTGGCCAGTCTGCAGCAGCAGAGCGCCGAG GAAAACCTGATGCACCCAGAGCTGTCGGTCGCCGTGGAGATGCTGTCCTCGGTGGTGCTGATCAACGGGGCGCTGGATGTGGGGGACCGGCCGGCCGTGTGGAGGCAGCTGGCGAGTCCAGTCACAGGGCTGAGCAACGTGGAGGATGACTGTGCTCAGAG GTACATCGATGAGCTCATGCGGCTGAAAGTCGCCGGCCGCGAGGAGGGGAACGAGTTCCTGACCTGGAATGACATCCAGGCTTGTGTGGACCAGGTCAACAATGCCGTGCATGAGGAGCACCAGA GAATCCTGGCCATCGGGCAGATCAACGAGGCCCTGGATGAAGGCGACGTGCAGAAGACGCTGGCCGCCCTGCAGCACCCGGCTGCCAAGCTGACGGACGTGCGCCCCCCGGTGGCCCAGCACTACTTTGACAAGCTGCTGGAAGCCCGGCGGGAAAAGGCCCAC GAGACTCGGGACTCCTCTGCCGTGCTGTGGCTGGATGAGATCCAGGATACTGTGGTGATCTCCAACCAGGATACCCAGGATGCCTTACTGT TTTCTCAGGCTATTCTGGCCATCAACAAGGCTGTGGACAGTGGCGATGCCAGCCAGACATTGGCAGCCCTGCGTAGTCCCAGTACTGGTCTCTACGGCATCACCTCTGAGTGCGCCCAGACGTACCAGAACGACCTGGCTAAAGTCAAAGACGCAAAGAAGTCGGAGG GCGACAACGGCAGCGAGTGGGTGAAGCACTGGGTGAAGGGGGGTCACAGTTATTACTTCAACGTGAATGACGGTGAGGGTACCTGGGAGGAGCCGGTCAGCTTCATCCCCAACAACACTCAGCTGAACAAGGAGGACATCCAG TCTGTGGTGTCTGGTGTGACCTCGGCCTACAACCGCGAGCAGCTGTGGCTGGCTAACGAGAGCCTGATCGCCAAGCTGCAGGCACGGTGCCGGGGATACCTGGTCCGGAAAGGCCTGAAGGAGCGACTCGGGTTCCTGAAGACGCAGGACCCTGCCATCACCCGCATACAG GCTCACTGGAAAGGCTACAAGCAGAGGAAGGCCTTCCAGGAACGCAAGCAGTATCTGAATGACCACAACGCTGAGGCAGTGAAG ATCCAATCGATGGTGAGGATGCACCAAGCACGCAAGAAGTACAAGGACCGTCTGAAGTATTTCAAAGACCAT ATGAATGATATTGTGAAGATCCAGGCCTTCATCCGAGCCAACAAAGCTAGAGATGACTACAAAACTCTGA TCAACGCTGAAAATCCTCCCATGGCTGTGGTGCGGAAGTTTGTCCACCTGCTGGATCACAGCGACCAGGACTTTCAGGAGGAGCTGGACCTAATGAGGATGAGAGAGGAGGTGATCACCAACATCCGCTCCAACCAGCAGCTGGAGAATGACCTCAACCTCATGGACATTAAAATTGGCCTTCTGGTCAAGAACAAGATTACCCTGCAAGAGGTAGTCTCTCACAGCACGAAGCTGACAAAGAAGAATAAGGGTGAACTCTCCAACCTAATGATGATGAACAAACACAAAGGTGGTCTTAAGGCCCTGAGTAAAGAGAAGAGAGACAAGCTAGAGGCCTACCAGAACCTCTTCTACCTGCTACAG ACGAATCCTACATACCTAGCCAAGCTGATCTTCCAGATGCCTCAGAACAAGTCCACTAAGTTCATGGACTCTGTGATTTTCACGCTCTACAACTATGCCTCCAACCAGCGTGAGGAGTACCTTCTGCTTAAACTGTTCAAGACTGCCCTGCAAGAGGAAATAAA GTCTAAAGTGGACCAGATTCAGGAAATTGTTACGGGAAACCCCACTGTAATCAAGATGGTGGTGAGCTTCAACAGAGGGGCACGGGGCCAGAATGCCCTTCGACAGATCCTGCAGCCAGTGGTGAAGGAAATCATGGATGACAAGACACTGAACATCAAGACCGACCCAGTAGACATCTACAAAAGCTGGGTGAATCAGATGGAGTCTCAGACTGGTGAGGCCAG TAAGCTGCCGTATGACGTCACTCCAGAGCAGGCCATGAGCCACGAGGAGGTCCGAACCCGGCTGGAGGCCTCTATAAAGAACATGAGGACAGTCACAGACAAGTTCCTTTCTGCCATCATTGTTTCCGTTGACAGCATCCC GTACGGGATGCGCTTCATTGCCAAGGTGCTGAAAGACACGCTGAATGAGAAGTTCCCGGATGCCACGGAGGATGAGCTTCTGAAG ATTATAGGGAACCTTCTGTATTACCGCTACATGAATCCTGCTATCGTAGCCCCTGATGCCTTTGACATCATCGATATGTCAGCGGGTGGTCAGCTGACCACCGACCAGAGGCGCAACTTGGGCTCCATCGCCAAAATGCTGCAGCATGCAGCATCCAACAAGATGTTTCTGGGAGACAATGCCCACCTGAATCCCATAAATGAGTACCTGAGCAGCTCTTACCAGAAGTTCAG GCGTTACCTGCTTGCTGCCTGTGATGTCCCTTCCTTGGAGGACAAATTCAATGTGGACGAGTATTCTGACCTTGTTACCCTAACTAAGCCAGTCATCTACATATCCATTGGGGAGATTATCAACACACACACC CTTCTGCTGGACCATCAGGATGCCATTGCACCTGAACACAATGACCCCATCCATGAGCTACTTGAAGACCTAGGAGAAGTTCCCACCATTGAGTCGCTGATAG GTGAAAGTCCATTGCCATCTGGGGACCCAAACAAAGAGACAATGGGCAAGACTGAGGTGTCCCTCACCCTCACAAACAAGTTTGATGTTCCCGGCGAAGAGAATGCGGAGATGAACGCCAAGACTCTCTTGCTAAA CACTAAACGGCTCATCGTGGACGTGATCCGGTTCCAGCCTGGCGAAACACTCACAGAGATCCTGGAGACCCCAGCCAGCCCGGAGCAG GAAATGGAATACCAGCGGGCCATGCAGCGGCGAGCCATCCGTGATGCCAAGACTCCTGAGAAGATGAAGAAATCCAAACCGGTGACTGACGACAGCCTCACGCTGCAGGGCAAGAAGGAGAAAATCCAAACTAACCTGCAGAAGCTCGGGGAGCTAGGCAAGGTTCACCCAGAAAACCGCTACCAGGACCTAATCAACGACATCGCAAAG GATATCCGGAACCAGCGTCGTTACCGACAACGGAGAAAGGCAGAGCTGGTGAAACTGCAGCAGACTAACGCTGGCCTGAACTCGAAGACTAACTTCTACAATGTGCAGATTGACTATTATAATCAGTACATTAAGACCTGCATGGACAACCTGGCCAGCAAGGGCAA GGTGTCGAAGAAGCCTGGTGAGGCCAAAGCCAAGAAGAGTAAGCAGGTGTCACAGAAATACACCGCTGCGCGACTTCACGAGAAAGGGGTTCTGATTGAGATCGAGGACCTGCAGACGAACCA gTTTAAGAATGCTATCTTTGAGATCTCCccagcagaggaggtgggaattTTCGAAGTAAAGGCCAAGTTCATGGGAGTCCATTTGGAGACATTAATGCTGGAGTATCAG GACCTCCTGCAGCTGCAGTACGAAGGTGTGGCAGTAATGAAGCTCTTCGACCGAGCCACCATCAATGTCAACTTGCTCATTTTCCTGCTCAACAAGAAGTTTTATGGCAAATAA